One segment of Dysgonomonadaceae bacterium PH5-43 DNA contains the following:
- a CDS encoding UDP-N-acetylmuramoyl-tripeptide--D-alanyl-D-alanine ligase (product_source=KO:K01929; cath_funfam=3.40.1190.10,3.40.1390.10; cog=COG0770; ko=KO:K01929; pfam=PF01225,PF02875,PF08245; superfamily=53244,53623,63418; tigrfam=TIGR01143) yields the protein MQISELYNLFVKYPNISIDSRNCETNSIFFAIKGDRFDGNNYVEQALNNGAAFAVADKQDLPDNEKIIKVENSLITLQQLALYHRQHLNPKVIAITGTNGKTTSKELVATALSAQYQTLYTQGNLNNHIGVPLTLLRIKPEHKFAVIEMGANHQGEIKDLCKIADPDYGLITNIGKAHLEGFGSFEGIIKTKTELYDYLRKKNGVVFANKDNEILSKYHNLLSVVYYASSAEAEIKGNIVDTTNNVTVRWSKEGDNNYSLVKTNLSGTYNLENILAAITIADYFGVSQNNINNALENYLPTNNRSQTLKTENNNLLLDAYNANPSSMLVSLTDFGRYIASPKIIVLGEMKELGEYSEEEHLKVLNLLKSLNDIDKVLLVGDNFKVHTALFPINWRLFSSTDNLIEYLQEENIQGYNILIKGSRGNQLERVVPYL from the coding sequence ATGCAAATATCCGAGTTATATAATTTGTTTGTAAAATATCCCAACATAAGCATTGACAGTCGTAATTGTGAAACTAATTCTATTTTCTTTGCAATTAAGGGAGATAGATTTGATGGCAACAACTATGTTGAACAAGCTCTTAATAATGGAGCTGCATTTGCAGTAGCTGACAAACAAGACTTACCCGACAACGAAAAAATAATAAAGGTAGAGAATTCTCTTATTACTTTGCAGCAGCTTGCTCTGTACCATAGGCAACATCTAAATCCTAAGGTAATTGCAATAACAGGAACTAACGGCAAAACTACATCAAAAGAACTTGTAGCAACGGCTTTGTCGGCACAGTATCAAACACTTTATACTCAAGGAAATCTCAACAATCATATAGGTGTTCCTCTTACTTTATTAAGAATTAAACCCGAACATAAATTTGCAGTAATTGAAATGGGGGCTAATCATCAAGGAGAAATTAAAGATTTGTGTAAGATTGCAGATCCAGATTATGGGTTAATCACAAATATAGGTAAGGCTCACTTAGAAGGTTTTGGTTCGTTTGAGGGAATAATTAAAACAAAAACGGAGTTGTATGACTATCTTCGCAAAAAGAATGGAGTTGTGTTTGCTAATAAAGACAATGAAATATTAAGTAAATACCATAACCTCTTGTCGGTTGTTTATTACGCTTCTTCTGCTGAGGCTGAGATAAAAGGAAACATTGTTGATACTACGAATAATGTTACGGTAAGATGGAGTAAAGAAGGAGATAATAACTATTCGCTTGTTAAGACAAATCTTTCGGGCACTTATAATCTCGAAAATATATTAGCCGCTATAACTATTGCCGATTACTTTGGGGTAAGTCAAAATAATATTAACAATGCACTTGAAAACTATCTCCCTACAAACAATCGTTCTCAAACTCTGAAAACAGAAAACAATAATTTACTCTTAGATGCTTACAATGCAAATCCGAGTAGTATGCTTGTTTCACTTACTGATTTTGGTAGATATATAGCTTCTCCTAAGATTATTGTATTAGGCGAGATGAAAGAATTAGGAGAATATTCGGAAGAAGAACACTTAAAAGTTTTGAACTTGCTTAAATCACTAAACGATATAGATAAGGTGCTATTAGTTGGAGATAATTTCAAAGTTCACACAGCATTGTTCCCTATTAATTGGAGATTATTTTCTTCTACTGATAACCTAATAGAATATCTTCAAGAAGAAAATATACAAGGATACAACATCTTAATAAAAGGTTCTCGAGGTAATCAGTTAGAAAGAGTTGTTCCTTATTTGTAG
- a CDS encoding dihydropteroate synthase (product_source=KO:K00796; cath_funfam=3.20.20.20; cog=COG0294; ko=KO:K00796; pfam=PF00809; superfamily=51717; tigrfam=TIGR01496): MNLSKEYMTSNVQGELMNFSSPKVMGILNITPDSFFSGSRKQTEKEITERVINIVEEGADIIDVGAYSSRPNAVFVSEEEEWERMKYGLSILYKLAPKAIVSIDTFRAEVAKRSVEEFGAAIINDISAGELDSKMFDTVASLQVPYIIMHMRGTPQTMMQFTDYNHLTQDILIYFSEKVNILNQKGVNDIWIDPGFGFSKTTDQNYELLSNLEQFDIFNMPILVGFSRKTMIREVINASPAEALTGTVALNMYSLTKGADIIRVHDVKDAVETVKLFNKIQQQC; this comes from the coding sequence GTGAATTTATCTAAAGAATATATGACTTCGAATGTACAAGGAGAACTAATGAATTTCTCTTCTCCTAAAGTTATGGGCATACTTAATATTACGCCCGACTCTTTCTTTTCTGGAAGTAGGAAACAAACAGAAAAAGAAATAACCGAACGTGTAATTAACATTGTAGAAGAAGGAGCAGACATAATAGATGTAGGAGCATACTCTTCGCGACCCAATGCAGTGTTTGTAAGCGAAGAAGAAGAGTGGGAAAGAATGAAGTATGGCTTAAGCATTCTTTACAAATTAGCACCAAAAGCTATAGTTTCGATAGATACTTTCAGAGCCGAAGTTGCCAAAAGAAGCGTGGAAGAGTTTGGAGCCGCAATAATCAACGATATTTCTGCAGGCGAATTAGACTCTAAAATGTTTGATACAGTTGCAAGTCTGCAAGTTCCGTATATAATTATGCATATGAGAGGTACTCCGCAAACAATGATGCAGTTTACTGATTACAATCATCTAACCCAAGACATTCTTATATACTTCTCTGAAAAAGTAAATATACTAAACCAGAAAGGAGTGAATGATATTTGGATAGACCCTGGTTTTGGCTTTAGCAAAACAACAGATCAAAACTATGAACTGCTTAGTAATTTAGAACAATTCGACATATTTAATATGCCTATACTTGTAGGTTTTTCGAGAAAAACAATGATAAGAGAAGTAATAAACGCTTCCCCAGCAGAAGCTCTAACAGGTACAGTGGCATTAAATATGTATTCTCTCACAAAAGGGGCTGATATTATCAGAGTTCACGATGTTAAAGATGCAGTAGAAACTGTAAAACTATTTAATAAAATACAACAACAATGTTAA
- a CDS encoding diadenylate cyclase (product_source=KO:K18672; cath_funfam=3.40.1700.10; cog=COG1624; ko=KO:K18672; pfam=PF02457,PF19293; superfamily=143597; tigrfam=TIGR00159; transmembrane_helix_parts=Outside_1_9,TMhelix_10_27,Inside_28_33,TMhelix_34_53,Outside_54_57,TMhelix_58_77,Inside_78_255), producing MLIDFGIKDIIDILLVAFFLYETYLLMRKTGTTAIFLGVLAFIALWLLVSQVFEMRLMGAILDKFISVGFILLVIVFQKEIREFLQALGSNKGIKIITRLFRPKNKTNEEDVSHITPIVMAAMDMAKRKEGALIAIQQYDLLDSYAETGEDINANISTRLIENIFFKNSPLHDGAMIISGKKIKAASCILPVSQNHNIPKRYGLRHRSALGLSEETDAKVIIVSEETGKISLAYKAKLKSNISAEELQKLLITKE from the coding sequence ATGTTAATCGACTTCGGAATTAAAGATATTATAGATATACTTTTAGTAGCATTCTTTCTTTACGAAACTTATCTCTTGATGAGAAAGACAGGAACTACTGCTATTTTCTTAGGAGTATTAGCCTTTATCGCTCTTTGGTTACTTGTTTCGCAAGTATTTGAGATGCGACTAATGGGTGCAATTCTTGATAAATTTATAAGCGTTGGCTTTATTTTACTTGTTATAGTGTTCCAAAAAGAAATAAGAGAGTTTTTACAAGCCCTGGGCTCTAATAAAGGAATTAAAATCATCACGCGACTTTTCAGACCTAAGAACAAAACCAACGAAGAAGATGTGTCGCATATAACTCCTATTGTAATGGCAGCTATGGATATGGCAAAGAGAAAAGAAGGTGCTCTCATTGCCATTCAGCAATACGACTTGTTAGACTCTTATGCAGAAACAGGAGAAGATATTAATGCAAACATTAGCACTCGACTTATTGAAAATATCTTTTTCAAGAATAGTCCGTTACACGATGGGGCGATGATTATATCGGGTAAAAAAATAAAAGCGGCTTCGTGTATCTTACCAGTGTCACAAAACCATAATATCCCTAAACGTTACGGTCTTCGACACCGTTCCGCCTTAGGATTATCGGAAGAAACCGACGCAAAGGTTATTATAGTATCGGAAGAAACAGGAAAAATTTCTTTAGCTTACAAAGCTAAACTGAAGTCTAACATTTCGGCCGAAGAGCTTCAAAAACTACTTATTACGAAAGAGTAA
- a CDS encoding superfamily II DNA or RNA helicase (product_source=COG4951/COG1061; cath_funfam=3.40.50.300; cog=COG1061,COG4951; pfam=PF04851,PF13091; smart=SM00487; superfamily=52540,56024) has product MPDPDLLKQIAELQALNSELLVENEKLRNMLGLPRKEPTFQEEVQVLDIPKQKDTKESSIHSINKYSTPNEKIELYLSLFRGRTDVYAKRCYSKKHESSYYVPACKNEWVKGLCDKARVKCKECPNRDLLPLTKEVINSHLRNKDEHGAGIVGIYPLLSDENCLFLAVDFDEEKWTEDIRAFRSVCNTYDIPVAIERSRSGNGAHVWIFFEEPIPAITARRLGNALLTKAMSVRSEIRFSSYDRMFPNQDFMPKGGLGNLIALPLQGGARLNGNSEFVDENFDSYLDQWAYLASIRKMNLEEIESLLAQLCEGNGLGELGSMEKEEPTLFKPWESKKTESNLDKKDFPEYLTIVEANRLYVSKENVGPRALNRIKRLAAFQNPLFYKIQKMRMSTYGIPRIIYSLDETDDYIGISRGCRLSLVQLLDASGVEAVFDDKRNAGRQIDVNFKGTLREEQHSAAETLLQHENGILSLPTAFGKTVIGASLIANRKCNTLILVHLQTLCDQWKKSLEQFLEINEYLPEPEKKRGRKKVRSIIGQIVSGKNSSSGIIDIALVQSLIHENEVDEIVKNYGMVIVDECHHASSLSFEKVLSETNAKYVYGLTATPSRQDGQHPIVFMLCGPIRYNVNAKEEAGKRDFEHYIIPCFTNFRKSLTQTEADWHITKIYTALAEDELRNQQIAIDVIDAIINGRTPIILTQRTEHVMQLASILQGQTDAHIITLIGSVSTKLKKEMTTSLETILPSEKLIIIATGKYIGEGFDYPRLDTLFLASPVAWKGTLAQYAGRLHREYPGKQDVIVYDYVDVHIPVLERMYHKRLAGYSQIGYKTLVSKNKPDGISMIYDCETFIPIIRNDFSNAKKEIWIASPYIRKRQLHIIFEWLEAALQAGISIKVITLPIESYKEQERAKKCIEMLQSKFTVMQESNVYQKYIIIDNQLVWYGSFGLFDFGNSDDTIMRLESIELVAELKEATRKSK; this is encoded by the coding sequence ATGCCTGATCCCGATTTATTAAAGCAGATAGCTGAATTGCAAGCACTAAACAGTGAACTACTTGTAGAAAATGAAAAGCTTCGGAATATGCTGGGGCTTCCCAGGAAAGAACCGACTTTTCAAGAGGAAGTGCAGGTATTGGATATACCTAAACAGAAAGATACAAAAGAAAGCTCTATTCATTCGATTAATAAATATAGCACTCCCAATGAGAAGATAGAGCTGTATCTATCGTTATTTCGAGGGCGGACAGATGTTTATGCAAAACGTTGCTACAGCAAGAAACATGAAAGTAGCTATTATGTTCCGGCATGTAAAAACGAATGGGTAAAAGGGCTTTGCGACAAAGCCCGTGTCAAATGTAAAGAATGTCCTAATCGGGATTTATTGCCTTTGACAAAAGAGGTTATTAATAGCCATTTACGCAATAAAGATGAACATGGAGCTGGTATTGTTGGCATCTACCCGTTGTTGTCGGATGAGAATTGTTTATTTCTTGCCGTTGATTTTGATGAGGAGAAATGGACGGAAGATATAAGAGCTTTTCGGTCGGTCTGTAATACGTATGATATCCCGGTCGCTATTGAACGTTCCCGTTCGGGGAATGGAGCACATGTATGGATATTCTTTGAAGAACCTATTCCAGCAATAACAGCACGAAGGCTAGGAAATGCCCTGTTAACAAAGGCTATGTCTGTTAGATCCGAGATTCGCTTTTCTTCGTATGATCGGATGTTTCCCAATCAAGACTTTATGCCCAAAGGTGGGTTGGGCAACCTGATTGCGTTGCCTCTTCAAGGTGGAGCACGCCTGAATGGTAATAGTGAGTTTGTGGATGAAAACTTTGATAGTTACCTCGACCAATGGGCATATCTGGCTTCTATTCGAAAAATGAATCTGGAAGAGATAGAGAGTTTGCTTGCCCAATTATGTGAAGGCAATGGATTGGGTGAGCTTGGTAGTATGGAAAAAGAAGAACCTACTTTGTTCAAGCCTTGGGAGAGTAAGAAGACAGAGAGCAACCTTGATAAAAAAGACTTTCCAGAGTATCTTACTATTGTAGAAGCAAACCGATTGTATGTTTCAAAAGAGAATGTAGGTCCTCGGGCACTTAACCGTATAAAACGGTTGGCGGCATTCCAGAATCCTCTCTTCTATAAAATACAGAAGATGCGAATGTCAACGTATGGTATTCCGAGGATTATCTATTCATTAGACGAAACAGATGATTATATTGGAATATCTCGCGGCTGTCGTTTGTCGCTTGTTCAATTACTTGATGCTTCAGGCGTAGAGGCTGTTTTTGATGATAAACGAAATGCAGGAAGGCAGATAGATGTAAATTTCAAAGGGACTCTACGGGAAGAGCAACATTCAGCAGCAGAAACACTACTTCAGCATGAAAATGGTATATTATCTCTCCCTACAGCTTTTGGGAAAACAGTTATCGGCGCTTCGCTTATTGCAAACAGAAAATGTAATACGCTAATATTAGTTCATTTGCAAACTTTATGCGACCAATGGAAGAAATCGTTGGAGCAATTCCTTGAAATAAACGAATATTTGCCCGAGCCGGAAAAGAAGCGGGGAAGAAAGAAGGTACGTTCAATCATTGGACAAATCGTTTCTGGCAAAAACAGTTCATCTGGAATTATAGATATTGCGCTTGTTCAAAGTTTGATTCATGAAAATGAAGTGGATGAAATAGTGAAGAACTACGGAATGGTCATTGTGGACGAATGTCACCATGCCTCATCGCTTAGCTTTGAAAAGGTATTGAGCGAAACAAATGCCAAATATGTTTATGGCTTAACGGCTACACCCAGTCGACAGGACGGGCAACATCCGATTGTTTTTATGCTTTGCGGACCAATACGATATAACGTCAATGCAAAAGAAGAAGCCGGAAAGCGAGACTTCGAACACTATATTATTCCGTGTTTTACAAATTTTAGAAAGTCCTTAACTCAAACTGAAGCCGACTGGCATATTACGAAGATATATACCGCTCTTGCAGAGGATGAATTGCGTAACCAACAGATAGCCATAGACGTAATTGATGCCATAATAAACGGAAGAACGCCCATTATTCTTACGCAACGAACAGAGCATGTTATGCAGTTGGCATCTATTCTTCAAGGGCAAACAGATGCACATATTATCACCCTTATTGGATCTGTTTCGACAAAATTAAAAAAGGAGATGACAACTTCATTAGAGACTATTCTGCCAAGCGAAAAATTAATAATAATCGCAACAGGCAAATATATTGGTGAAGGCTTTGACTATCCTCGTTTGGACACATTGTTTCTGGCTTCTCCGGTAGCTTGGAAAGGAACGTTAGCGCAATATGCAGGGCGACTGCATCGAGAATATCCAGGCAAACAAGATGTAATTGTTTACGACTATGTAGATGTCCATATCCCCGTATTGGAGCGTATGTATCACAAGCGTCTTGCTGGTTATTCCCAAATTGGGTATAAGACCTTAGTCTCAAAGAATAAACCAGACGGAATCAGTATGATTTATGATTGTGAGACGTTTATACCAATCATACGGAACGACTTTTCCAATGCGAAGAAAGAAATATGGATTGCAAGCCCTTATATTCGAAAAAGGCAACTTCATATAATTTTTGAATGGCTGGAAGCCGCTCTGCAAGCTGGCATTTCCATAAAGGTTATCACTCTCCCCATAGAATCATATAAGGAACAAGAACGAGCGAAGAAATGTATTGAAATGCTCCAATCCAAATTTACGGTTATGCAAGAATCAAATGTCTATCAGAAGTACATCATTATAGATAACCAACTTGTTTGGTATGGAAGTTTTGGGCTATTTGACTTTGGCAATTCAGATGATACTATTATGCGATTGGAATCAATAGAGTTAGTTGCTGAACTAAAGGAAGCGACCCGAAAATCGAAATAG
- a CDS encoding hypothetical protein (product_source=Hypo-rule applied; cath_funfam=3.90.226.10; pfam=PF03572,PF14684; superfamily=52096), protein MKLLSKILVATLCILCNSCLDIEEFKNTPEDNFRALWKVIDENYCFFEYKDIDWDQVYVDYSKQIKPDMSKDSLFYLMDEMLQELKDGHVNIVSAFDLGRYWKWFEDYEDNYYQEIIDKYLGTDYQIAGGFRYKMLNDSIGYIRYADFSSSFSESNLDYIIKKFYHCAGIIIDVRNNGGGYLTNSERIASRFFKEKTLVGYIQHKTGKGHNEFSKPHPMYIEPSNRLSYNKKVIVLTNRRCYSATNDFVNVMKYAPNALIIGDKTGGGSGLPFSSEIPNGWHVRFSACPMYNDQMEHLEFGITPDVFVRITDIDIYKKRDTIIEKAISIIKGDE, encoded by the coding sequence ATGAAACTGTTATCTAAAATATTAGTCGCAACATTGTGTATTTTGTGTAACTCTTGCTTAGATATAGAAGAGTTTAAGAATACTCCAGAGGATAACTTTCGTGCTCTTTGGAAGGTAATAGACGAAAATTATTGCTTCTTCGAATATAAAGATATTGATTGGGATCAGGTTTATGTTGATTATTCCAAACAAATAAAACCAGATATGAGTAAAGACTCTTTGTTTTATTTAATGGACGAAATGCTACAAGAATTAAAAGACGGTCACGTTAATATTGTATCTGCTTTCGATTTAGGCAGATACTGGAAATGGTTCGAAGATTATGAAGACAATTACTACCAAGAGATTATAGATAAGTATTTGGGTACAGACTATCAAATAGCTGGAGGTTTTAGATATAAAATGCTAAATGATAGTATTGGATATATAAGGTATGCCGATTTTTCATCTTCATTCTCGGAAAGTAATTTAGACTATATTATTAAGAAATTCTACCATTGTGCTGGCATAATAATTGATGTGAGAAATAATGGAGGAGGTTATCTTACTAATTCGGAAAGAATAGCTTCTCGTTTCTTTAAAGAAAAAACTTTGGTGGGTTACATACAGCACAAAACAGGAAAGGGACATAATGAGTTCTCAAAGCCTCACCCTATGTATATAGAACCATCGAACAGATTGAGTTACAATAAAAAAGTAATAGTACTAACTAATAGACGTTGTTATAGTGCAACTAACGATTTTGTAAATGTGATGAAGTATGCTCCTAATGCTTTAATAATAGGAGACAAAACAGGAGGTGGTAGCGGGCTTCCCTTCTCTTCTGAAATACCTAATGGTTGGCACGTAAGATTTTCTGCCTGTCCGATGTATAACGACCAAATGGAACATCTTGAGTTCGGTATAACCCCAGATGTTTTTGTTAGGATAACAGATATTGATATCTATAAAAAAAGAGATACAATCATAGAAAAAGCCATAAGCATAATAAAAGGAGATGAATAA
- a CDS encoding hypothetical protein (product_source=Hypo-rule applied; cleavage_site_network=SignalP-noTM; pfam=PF11777; transmembrane_helix_parts=Inside_1_12,TMhelix_13_32,Outside_33_299) yields MKRNKIKRTVRKVITSSFLLLCLSFCIVFNSYTQEEQKDNLNMKYQSLMFSIGNSNIYDSYLSPLQYKGSTYGLAYESIKMTKLLQNKVSLQHLIDLNVANTYNPARNAKNYFASLDYRFGMHYRFNPMKDLFIFGGLQANGLIGGIYNTRNTNNPATAKAHINLNVSGLASYGFNVGKQPFLIRYQIDLPVMGGMFSPQFGQSYYEIYLDVDAQLYHFSSLHNHREIRNLLSLDIPLKHCTLRLSYSNWVYETEINDLNTKIISNSFCVGFSRNIFGVSGKKSKKYYNPFINAYSNIE; encoded by the coding sequence ATGAAAAGAAATAAAATAAAGAGAACAGTAAGAAAAGTGATAACATCATCTTTCTTGCTGTTGTGTTTATCCTTTTGTATTGTTTTTAATTCGTACACACAAGAGGAACAAAAAGATAATTTGAATATGAAATACCAATCGCTAATGTTTAGTATAGGTAATTCAAATATATACGACTCTTATCTCTCTCCTTTACAATATAAAGGCTCAACCTACGGACTTGCTTACGAAAGCATTAAGATGACAAAGCTTTTACAAAACAAAGTTTCGCTTCAGCATCTTATCGACTTAAATGTGGCAAACACATACAATCCGGCAAGAAATGCAAAAAACTACTTTGCAAGTCTCGACTATCGTTTTGGTATGCACTATCGTTTTAATCCTATGAAGGATTTATTTATATTTGGCGGACTTCAAGCTAACGGACTAATTGGCGGAATCTACAATACAAGAAACACAAATAACCCAGCAACAGCGAAAGCGCATATTAATCTGAATGTTTCGGGCTTGGCAAGTTATGGCTTTAATGTAGGAAAACAGCCTTTTCTTATTCGTTATCAGATTGATTTACCTGTTATGGGAGGTATGTTTTCGCCTCAGTTCGGTCAGTCGTATTACGAAATATACTTAGATGTTGATGCTCAATTATATCATTTTTCTTCTTTACATAATCATAGAGAAATACGTAACTTATTATCTTTAGATATTCCATTAAAACATTGTACACTAAGATTATCTTATAGTAATTGGGTGTATGAGACAGAAATAAACGACTTAAACACAAAAATAATATCAAACTCTTTTTGTGTAGGATTTTCTCGAAATATTTTTGGCGTATCAGGTAAGAAATCAAAAAAGTATTATAATCCTTTTATCAACGCATATTCTAACATAGAATGA